A window from Staphylococcus succinus encodes these proteins:
- a CDS encoding DUF3139 domain-containing protein, whose translation MKTFFKIFGLLVLSLIIAIVFFFSLRTYQGHKNLELVDHYMKEQNLTEQIKSEKTLYSGKKGLYYKEVKFKDDSSLTYVVQPVSTYKGIVVQGFDSETKKNVKDAKHNAFKKDYKPKD comes from the coding sequence ATGAAGACATTTTTTAAAATTTTTGGGTTACTCGTTTTATCACTTATAATTGCTATTGTATTTTTCTTTAGCTTAAGAACGTATCAAGGTCATAAAAATTTGGAACTTGTTGACCATTATATGAAAGAACAAAATTTGACTGAACAAATAAAATCCGAAAAAACATTATATAGTGGTAAAAAAGGATTGTATTATAAAGAGGTTAAATTTAAAGATGATTCAAGTCTAACGTATGTCGTTCAACCTGTCAGTACGTATAAAGGTATTGTTGTTCAAGGCTTTGATTCAGAAACGAAGAAAAATGTAAAAGATGCAAAGCACAATGCGTTTAAAAAGGACTATAAACCTAAAGATTAA
- a CDS encoding GNAT family N-acetyltransferase — protein sequence MSEYNIRVAVEADAEELQKLMYEAFTPLRELEIDWPSVNASVDLVKNNLITSTTFVLENETEIISTITVRYPWEGKRRISIYPFVWWFATKPSYDGKGLGSKLLKYVEETYLRDTLKAPAVTLGTSARKHPWLLDIYKKRGYEVYAEHESDDGDLGVIMRKVLIPERFHEDVLGHPPF from the coding sequence ATGTCTGAATATAACATCAGAGTGGCTGTAGAAGCGGATGCTGAAGAATTACAAAAATTAATGTATGAAGCATTCACCCCACTAAGAGAATTAGAGATAGATTGGCCATCAGTCAATGCCAGTGTGGATTTAGTGAAAAATAATCTTATCACTAGCACAACGTTTGTTTTAGAAAATGAAACTGAAATCATTTCTACGATCACTGTTCGCTATCCATGGGAAGGTAAGCGTCGTATATCTATTTATCCATTTGTTTGGTGGTTTGCTACAAAACCCTCATACGATGGTAAGGGATTAGGGAGTAAATTATTAAAATATGTAGAAGAGACATATTTAAGAGATACACTCAAAGCACCGGCAGTAACGTTAGGTACTTCTGCACGTAAGCATCCATGGTTACTTGATATTTATAAAAAACGTGGCTATGAAGTTTATGCTGAACACGAAAGTGATGATGGCGATTTAGGTGTTATTATGAGAAAAGTACTTATACCTGAACGTTTTCACGAAGATGTCCTTGGTCATCCACCGTTTTAA
- a CDS encoding MarR family winged helix-turn-helix transcriptional regulator, which yields MEEKDSYLERQLCFLFYVSSKEIIKKYTSYLKEFDLTYTGYIVLLAIKADDKINIKTLGERVFLDSGTLTPLLKKLEKKGYVTRTRELDDERNLQITLTDKGVEVREPLSKISRKVFSEFNMDLDEAIHLKETLQHFVNKNFSKDI from the coding sequence ATGGAGGAAAAAGATAGCTATCTCGAACGACAACTTTGCTTTCTTTTTTATGTTTCTTCTAAAGAAATAATTAAAAAGTATACTTCCTATTTAAAAGAGTTTGATTTAACATACACAGGTTATATTGTCTTACTCGCAATTAAAGCAGATGACAAGATTAATATTAAAACACTTGGTGAACGTGTTTTTCTAGACTCAGGTACACTGACACCTTTATTAAAAAAACTTGAGAAGAAGGGTTATGTCACTCGAACACGTGAATTAGATGATGAGCGTAATTTACAAATCACGCTTACTGATAAAGGTGTAGAAGTACGAGAACCACTCTCAAAAATTTCAAGAAAAGTTTTTAGCGAATTTAACATGGATCTTGATGAAGCTATTCACTTAAAAGAGACATTACAACATTTCGTTAATAAGAATTTTTCTAAAGATATCTAA
- a CDS encoding formate/nitrite transporter family protein gives MIDNHKAIKDTYMSRETIENMNSQVQMKTVLFSQTPGRYALKAIMSGFLLALVTVFMLAIKAQFEGANEGLVNLVGAIAFSLALVLIVLTHSELLTSNFMYLTVGWYYKVIALNKALAIALVCFFFNIIGGFILFIIMKITPIMTPEMIESLRALVDSKTVHSTWFAILGKAIFCNFFINIGIYISIQFKDGLSKAFFIACGVIVFVFMGYEHVVFNAGLYVGMIFYDFDAVAWLHVLKNITFAFIGNFIGGGIFVGLLYAYLNGKRDSLQ, from the coding sequence ATGATAGATAATCATAAAGCAATCAAAGATACATATATGTCGAGGGAAACAATTGAAAATATGAATAGTCAGGTACAGATGAAAACGGTATTATTCAGTCAAACGCCAGGGCGTTATGCTTTAAAGGCAATAATGTCAGGGTTTCTATTAGCGCTTGTCACTGTATTTATGCTCGCAATCAAGGCGCAATTTGAAGGGGCCAATGAAGGGTTAGTTAATTTAGTGGGAGCTATTGCATTTAGTTTAGCTTTAGTATTGATTGTACTTACACACTCAGAATTATTAACGAGTAACTTTATGTATTTAACTGTAGGTTGGTATTATAAAGTAATCGCGCTTAATAAAGCGTTAGCTATTGCATTAGTATGCTTCTTTTTTAATATTATAGGTGGTTTTATTTTGTTTATCATAATGAAAATCACCCCTATCATGACACCCGAAATGATTGAGAGTTTGCGTGCGCTTGTAGATAGTAAGACGGTTCATAGCACTTGGTTTGCAATATTGGGTAAAGCTATCTTTTGTAACTTTTTTATTAATATTGGCATTTATATCTCAATACAATTTAAAGATGGTTTATCGAAAGCATTTTTTATCGCATGTGGTGTGATTGTTTTCGTATTTATGGGTTATGAGCACGTAGTATTTAATGCTGGACTTTATGTAGGGATGATTTTTTATGACTTTGATGCCGTAGCTTGGTTACATGTATTAAAAAATATTACATTTGCATTTATCGGTAACTTTATCGGTGGTGGTATTTTTGTAGGTTTATTATATGCCTATTTGAATGGTAAAAGAGATAGTTTGCAGTAG
- a CDS encoding Rrf2 family transcriptional regulator: MNTQFSVSIHILTLLATEKEAVSSQYIADSINSNATLVRKICRYLKNGHFIHSSQGKAGYNLSIPATEIKLGDLYQLIFSETAHFAKIHNDTNPNCYVGKNISHALDEIYNEVDHAIVNQLNIYTIQSVINRF; encoded by the coding sequence TTGAACACACAATTTTCAGTTTCAATTCATATACTTACTTTGTTAGCTACAGAAAAAGAGGCAGTATCTAGTCAATATATAGCTGATAGTATTAATAGTAATGCAACTTTAGTGAGAAAAATATGTCGTTATTTAAAAAATGGCCATTTTATTCATAGTAGCCAAGGTAAGGCGGGGTATAATTTGTCTATACCTGCAACAGAAATTAAATTAGGGGATTTATATCAATTAATATTTTCAGAAACTGCACACTTTGCCAAAATTCATAATGATACAAATCCTAATTGTTATGTTGGGAAAAATATTAGCCATGCCTTAGACGAAATATACAATGAGGTAGATCATGCAATCGTCAATCAACTTAATATATATACTATCCAAAGTGTTATTAATCGCTTTTAA
- a CDS encoding Hsp20/alpha crystallin family protein produces MTFEKKSFNNPLFDVNPSDLFKDFGRQFFEQFPGNSSIKADVKELDDQYVVEAELPGFEKRNISLEFENNILTIEGKQTTENKSADDNGQVLHQERSFNDVKRQFTFNNVDENAIQAAYDKGVLNVRLPKKSVNDESKTNIQID; encoded by the coding sequence ATGACTTTTGAAAAAAAATCTTTTAACAATCCATTATTTGACGTGAATCCTAGCGACTTATTCAAAGACTTTGGCCGTCAATTTTTTGAACAATTCCCTGGTAACAGTTCTATTAAAGCAGATGTAAAAGAGTTAGATGATCAATATGTCGTTGAAGCTGAACTGCCAGGATTCGAAAAAAGAAATATTTCTCTAGAATTTGAGAACAATATACTCACAATCGAAGGTAAACAGACAACTGAAAATAAATCAGCAGATGATAACGGGCAAGTGCTTCATCAAGAACGTAGCTTTAATGATGTAAAACGTCAGTTTACATTTAATAATGTAGATGAAAATGCAATTCAAGCTGCTTATGATAAAGGTGTGCTCAATGTGAGATTACCTAAGAAATCAGTTAACGACGAATCAAAAACAAATATTCAAATCGATTAA
- a CDS encoding GntR family transcriptional regulator: MLKYEQIAQQLNQYIVEGNFQAGDKLPSVEALKTKYNVSKSTIIKALEALEKKGNIYQARGSGIYVRNQKREGYLNLFSSSGFSDEIEGSHVTNKVLRVEEVLPPKDVCQKLKLSHDTSVYVLERIVYVDGAVLCFEQSYFNKDIVLYLNESIAENSVFKYLEQNLKVKIGFSDIYFAVDKLKSQEAEKLELSNGDPCLRYEQIFYTTTGIPFDCSNLLYHYQNAHFYIPSQK, translated from the coding sequence ATGCTCAAGTATGAACAAATTGCTCAACAGTTAAATCAGTATATTGTAGAAGGAAATTTTCAAGCTGGTGATAAATTACCGAGCGTGGAAGCTTTGAAAACTAAATATAATGTGAGTAAGAGTACAATCATCAAAGCGTTAGAAGCTTTGGAGAAAAAGGGGAATATTTACCAAGCTCGTGGTAGTGGCATATATGTGCGTAATCAAAAAAGAGAAGGATATCTTAATTTATTTTCTTCTAGTGGATTTAGTGATGAAATTGAGGGCAGTCATGTAACGAATAAAGTGTTGCGTGTAGAAGAGGTGTTACCCCCTAAAGATGTTTGTCAGAAGTTAAAGCTATCTCATGATACATCTGTATATGTATTGGAACGTATAGTTTATGTTGATGGAGCAGTATTATGTTTCGAACAATCATACTTTAATAAAGATATTGTATTATATTTAAATGAATCTATAGCTGAAAATTCTGTGTTTAAATATTTAGAGCAAAATTTAAAAGTAAAAATAGGATTTTCAGATATTTATTTTGCAGTTGATAAATTAAAGTCACAGGAAGCTGAAAAGTTAGAATTAAGTAATGGAGACCCTTGTTTAAGATACGAACAAATATTTTATACTACCACGGGCATACCATTCGATTGTTCAAATTTGTTATATCATTACCAAAATGCACATTTTTATATTCCATCTCAAAAATAA
- a CDS encoding Hsp20 family protein — translation MIQNTSTRNLPNDLFDSLLPERQDFKVDVYQDENQYFVKAELPGFNKENVSIEYNENTLTITASNVNTTNEEISSYIIKERNTSEVSRKFIFKNINDTNISASMADGMLTVKLPKKQYKKQIIID, via the coding sequence ATGATACAAAATACTAGCACTCGTAATCTTCCAAACGATTTATTTGATAGTTTGTTACCAGAACGCCAAGATTTCAAAGTAGATGTTTATCAAGATGAAAATCAATACTTTGTGAAAGCTGAACTCCCTGGATTTAATAAAGAAAACGTTTCTATTGAATATAATGAAAATACTTTAACAATAACAGCATCGAACGTTAATACTACAAATGAAGAAATATCATCCTATATAATTAAAGAGCGAAACACAAGTGAAGTTAGCAGAAAATTCATATTCAAAAATATTAATGATACAAACATTTCAGCATCAATGGCTGATGGTATGTTGACTGTTAAGCTTCCTAAAAAACAATATAAAAAACAAATTATTATCGATTAA